A region of Sulfurovum sp. DNA encodes the following proteins:
- a CDS encoding KH domain-containing protein — protein MVREFLQTYTMMLVNHPDDISIEIQEINEGFDEITIFSNKEDVGKLIGKDGRMINAIKAVISGCKAKGGKNYRVNVEVAI, from the coding sequence ATGGTTAGAGAATTCCTTCAAACCTACACCATGATGCTAGTCAATCATCCTGATGATATCTCCATAGAGATCCAAGAGATAAATGAAGGGTTTGATGAGATTACCATCTTTTCCAATAAAGAAGATGTAGGAAAACTAATTGGCAAAGATGGACGAATGATTAATGCAATTAAAGCAGTGATTTCTGGTTGTAAAGCCAAAGGTGGTAAAAATTACCGTGTTAATGTTGAAGTAGCGATCTAA